The genomic segment GCAGGAACTGGGTATGTAGGATTAGTTACAGGAGCATGCTTATCAGAAGTTGGTCATAATGTAACGTGCGTAGATATTAATGAAAAAAAAGTTGAAACAATGAAACAAGGGATTTCACCCATATACGAACCAGGATTGGATGAACTTTTAAAAAATAATTATGAAGCAAAAAGATTAGACTTTACTACAGATTATGAAAATGCATATAAAGATGCAGATGTTATCTTTATAGGAGTAGGAACTCCTGAAAGAGAAGATGGTTCAGCTAATTTAGATTATGTGTATAAGGTTGCAGAGCAGATAGCAGGAAGTATTGAAAAAGACTGCTTAGTTGTAGTTAAATCAACAGTTCCAATAGGAACTAATGATAAGGTGGAAGAGTTTTTAAGAGAACATTTAGTTAATAACGTTCATATAGAAGTTGCTTCAAATCCAGAGTTTTTAGCACAAGGAACAGCAGTTAAAGATACCTTATATGCTAACAGAATAGTAATTGGTGTGGAATCAGATAAGGCAAGAGATACATTGAAACAGATATATGAAAGATTTAATACGCCAATAGTTGTAGCTAATAGAAGAAGTGCAGAAATGATAAAATATGCTTCTAATGATTTTTTAGCTTTAAAAATATCATTTATAAATGAAATTGCAAATTTTTGTGAAATAGTTGGAGCAGATATTGAGGATGTAACAAAGGGGATGAGTTATGATCCAAGAATAGGAGAAAAATTCTTAAATGCAGGACTTGGGTATGGTGGATCATGCTTTCCCAAAGATACAAAGGCACTTCATTGGCTAGCAAATGATAATGGATATGAATTAAAA from the Clostridium sp. CM027 genome contains:
- a CDS encoding UDP-glucose/GDP-mannose dehydrogenase family protein, whose amino-acid sequence is MKIVVAGTGYVGLVTGACLSEVGHNVTCVDINEKKVETMKQGISPIYEPGLDELLKNNYEAKRLDFTTDYENAYKDADVIFIGVGTPEREDGSANLDYVYKVAEQIAGSIEKDCLVVVKSTVPIGTNDKVEEFLREHLVNNVHIEVASNPEFLAQGTAVKDTLYANRIVIGVESDKARDTLKQIYERFNTPIVVANRRSAEMIKYASNDFLALKISFINEIANFCEIVGADIEDVTKGMSYDPRIGEKFLNAGLGYGGSCFPKDTKALHWLANDNGYELKTIKATIEVNENQKYKLFRKAKQRLGSLKGLRVAVLGLTFKPGTDDLREAPSIPNVRRLLDEGAEIVAYDPVGVENFKKIYPNEIQYVSTPEETLKDADLAFIFTEWNEIKSLELEVYEKLMKTPIIFDGRNCYKTADIEKRQIEYHSVGRKEVLNLSTKGIEEAAVTRM